Proteins co-encoded in one Megalops cyprinoides isolate fMegCyp1 chromosome 1, fMegCyp1.pri, whole genome shotgun sequence genomic window:
- the pex13 gene encoding peroxisome biogenesis factor 13 translates to MASQPPPKPWERRIPGTIPAPANYQSTEFGSARASRPGPPVLTRVAPPVPPRPVQQSGLGGMSTYRPAYSSLSTSYSPYGSSFYSGYSPYSYGIGGGLGYNHFRLEDAPPSRFVQQAEESSRGAFQSIESIVHAFSSVSMMMDATFSAVYNSFRAVLDVANHFSRLRVHFTKVFSAFALVRTLRYLYRRLQRMLGLRRVSEAEDLWADSAGSAVAVAGVGGAGADDLAGNSVKSWPIFLFFAVILGGPYLIWKLLSSSEGVEEIATNWANGDDDHVVARAEFDFTAASEEEISIRAGDMLNLAPKEQQPRIRGWLLGSLDGQTTGLVPANYVKVLGKRRGRRQAELEVMAQEQRQQQGFHSPQMGLPSSQELAQAAGPMGATASLGNQEEVLESVYRETPGSQGVPLSSVSTSSSVATVPERIDL, encoded by the exons ATGGCGTCGCAGCCTCCTCCTAAACCGTGGGAAAGGCGGATTCCAGGAACTATTCCAGCTCCAGCCAACTATCA GTCAACAGAGTTTGGGTCGGCCAGAGCGTCGAGGCCAGGCCCACCAGTTTTGACCCGCGTGGCGCCGCCAGTCCCCCCTCGACCAGTCCAGCAGTCTGGTTTAGGGGGCATGTCCACGTACCGGCCTGCTTACAGCTCGCTCTCCACGTCCTATAGCCCCTATGGGAGCTCCTTCTACAGCGGCTACAGCCCCTACAGTTACGGGATCGGGGGAGGACTGGGCTACAATCACTTCCGCCTGGAGGACGCGCCCCCGAGTCGCTTCGTGCAGCAGGCGGAGGAGAGCAGCCGCGGCGCCTTCCAGTCCATCGAGAGCATCGTGCACGCCTTCTCCTCCGTCAGCATGATGATGGACGCCACCTTCTCCGCCGTCTACAACAGCTTCCGCGCCGTCCTGGACGTGGCCAACCACTTCTCCCGCCTCCGAGTGCACTTCACCAAGGTCTTCTCCGCCTTCGCCCTGGTGCGCACGCTGCGCTACCTGTACCGCCGCCTGCAAAGGATGCTGGGTCTGCGGCGAGTGTCGGAGGCGGAGGACCTGTGGGCGGACAGCGCGGGTTCAGCGGTCGCAGTGGCgggagtgggaggggcaggggcgGACGACCTGGCGGGGAATTCTGTCAAGTCCTGGcccatttttctcttttttgccgTCATCCTTGGCGGGCCCTACCTCATCTGGAAGCTCCTGAGCTCTTCGGAAGGGGTGGAGGAAATCG CCACAAACTGGGCCAATGGGGATGACGACCACGTGGTGGCCAGGGCAGAGTTTGACTTTACCGCTGCCTCTGAGGAGGAGATCTCCATTCGGGCTGGGGACATGTTGAACCTGGCACCCAAGG AGCAACAGCCCAGGATCCGGGGGTGGCTGCTCGGAAGCTTGGACGGCCAGACCACTGGACTTGTCCCTGCCAACTATGTCAAGGTCCTGGgcaagaggagagggaggaggcaggcGGAGCTGGAAGTGATGGCGCAGGAGCAGCGGCAACAGCAGGGCTTCCACAGCCCCCAGATGGGACTGCCCAGCTCACAGGAGCTGGCCCAGGCCGCAGGCCCCATGGGTGCCACCGCAAGCCTTGGCAAccaggaggaggtgctggagtCTGTGTACAGGGAGACGCCCGGAAGCCAAGGCGTACCACTGTCCAGCGTCAGTACCAGCTCCTCTGTAGCCACTGTACCAGAGAGGATTGACCTGTGA